Genomic segment of Halopelagius inordinatus:
CGTCTTCGACGGCGGGGTTCGGGAGGTCGGGAGCGAGTTTCACGAGAAGCGGTGACGCGCCCGCGTCGACGAGTTCGGCGAGGATAGCCTCCATCGCGTCGCGGTTCTGGAGCGAACGCATCCCCTCGCTGTTGGGACACGAGACGTTGACCGCGACGTAGTCCGCGCCCGCCGCGACTCGTTCGTACGTGTAGCGGTAGTCCTCGGGCGCGTCCTCTGCGGGCGTCGTCTCCGAGAGAGCGACGTTGACGCCGACGGGTACGTCGGGCGTCGGTTCTGCCGCGAGTCGCTCCCCGACTCGGTCCGCACCTTCGTTGTTCAGTCCCATGCGGTTGATGATGGCTCCGTCCTCGGGGAGGCGGAACATCCGGGGGCGCGGGTTTCCGGCCTGTGCCTCCGCGGTGACGCCGCCGACTTCGACGTGGCCGAACCCGAGTGCGCCGAGCACCGACGGCACCTCGGCGTTCTTGTCGAACCCCGCGGCGACTCCGACCGGGTTGTCGAACGCGAGACCGAACGCGTCCGTCGCGAGTCTCTCGTCTTCGACGCGGTAGCGCCGGCGGAGTCTGTCCTCTATCGGGGTGTGCTGTACCGTCCGTAACGCCGTGTGGACCGCACCGTGGGCCGTCTCCGGCGGGAGCGCGAAAAGGGCGGGTCTGAGTGCGGTGTACGCGCCCCGAATCATCGCCCACGACCCCCGCCGTCTCTCGTTGGGTCCCGGGTTCGGGGCTGTCGCGTCGTCTGCGTCATCCGAGTCAGAAATCGTGCTCGACTTCCTCTGGGTCGGCTTTCTGGATGATTATCTTGCCGTCTCGGACGCGCACGAACACCTCGTCTCCAATCTCCATGCCCGCGACGGCGAGTTCGTCCTCGTGAAGGTTCACGTGGACGTTGTGGTACTCACCGTTCTCGTCTTTCGCGCCACTCGGGCTGAGCTTCTTTTTCCGAACCATCGGG
This window contains:
- a CDS encoding quinone-dependent dihydroorotate dehydrogenase, with protein sequence MIRGAYTALRPALFALPPETAHGAVHTALRTVQHTPIEDRLRRRYRVEDERLATDAFGLAFDNPVGVAAGFDKNAEVPSVLGALGFGHVEVGGVTAEAQAGNPRPRMFRLPEDGAIINRMGLNNEGADRVGERLAAEPTPDVPVGVNVALSETTPAEDAPEDYRYTYERVAAGADYVAVNVSCPNSEGMRSLQNRDAMEAILAELVDAGASPLLVKLAPDLPNPAVEDALEVVDELDLDGVIATNTTTDRPESLRNPNKAERGGLSGKPIESRATDLVRFIAERTDVPVVGVGGVSDAEGAYAKIRAGASLVQLYTGLVFEGPTLARDINEGVLELLERDGFDSIDEAVGADV